From Desulfonatronum thioautotrophicum, a single genomic window includes:
- a CDS encoding substrate-binding domain-containing protein: MQNIPYLIKFITKSLLPGLLLLAGCERGEEVRAVDFRKTVVVSDPVTDAHERPILRAAVGAMISPKETHGIYLQLLAYVSNKMDMELDFTQRKTYAEVNEMLGQGEIDLAFICSGPYALGSEDHGFELLVAPVVQGAPVYYSYLIVNRDAPHQTLEDLRGTVFAFTDPKSNTGRLVPEYWLALLGERPETFFQDVIYTYSHDNSIQAVAQGLVDGAAVDNLIWDYFARENPVHTARTRIIKRSEPYGIPPIVVGADMPRERVDLIRGLLLDMHMDPEGAAILSELMIDRFVPADPAWYVSIQKLQETVWALGEHDTP; encoded by the coding sequence ATGCAAAATATCCCGTACCTGATAAAGTTTATCACGAAGTCGCTTCTTCCCGGATTGCTCCTGCTCGCCGGGTGCGAGCGGGGGGAGGAGGTCCGAGCCGTGGATTTCAGAAAGACCGTCGTTGTTTCCGATCCGGTGACCGATGCCCATGAACGCCCCATACTCCGGGCCGCCGTGGGAGCCATGATTTCTCCCAAGGAAACCCACGGCATCTATCTCCAGCTTCTGGCCTACGTCAGCAACAAAATGGACATGGAACTGGATTTCACGCAACGCAAAACTTATGCCGAGGTGAACGAGATGCTGGGCCAAGGGGAGATCGACCTGGCCTTCATCTGTTCCGGCCCCTACGCCCTGGGCAGCGAGGATCACGGATTCGAGCTGCTGGTCGCGCCGGTGGTCCAGGGCGCGCCAGTTTATTATTCCTACCTGATCGTCAACCGGGACGCTCCGCACCAGACTCTGGAAGACCTGCGCGGGACCGTCTTCGCCTTCACTGATCCTAAATCCAACACCGGCAGGCTGGTGCCGGAATACTGGCTGGCCTTGTTGGGCGAACGGCCGGAAACTTTTTTCCAGGATGTGATCTATACCTACAGCCACGACAATTCCATCCAGGCCGTGGCCCAGGGGTTGGTGGACGGCGCTGCCGTGGACAACCTTATCTGGGATTATTTTGCCCGGGAAAATCCCGTGCACACGGCCCGCACCAGGATCATCAAGCGTTCGGAGCCCTACGGCATCCCGCCCATCGTGGTTGGCGCGGACATGCCTCGAGAGCGCGTCGATCTGATCCGGGGCCTGCTTCTGGACATGCATATGGACCCGGAAGGAGCGGCCATTCTTTCCGAGCTGATGATCGACCGCTTTGTTCCCGCTGACCCGGCCTGGTACGTCTCGATCCAGAAACTGCAGGAAACCGTGTGGGCTCTTGGGGAGCACGACACGCCATGA
- the tmcB gene encoding electron transfer complex ferredoxin TmcB, translating to MGIQERLIEDVGLREGVSRLNEDSIQKTVNAVFQGETGARLKAYAEICLRCGMCTEACHFYLSHDKDPTYAPAAKVKQTIGTLLANGGRASPDQIYSMAQIAYSECNLCRRCVHYCPVGIDTAYMMITMRRICHKLGVTPQYIQDTAHSHSATFNQMWVKDDEWTDTLQWQEEEARDEFPDLRIPLDKEGADVYYSVIAPEPKFRTQLIYQAAAILHTAKIDWTMPAEPGWDNSDMCMFTGDFEMMGRLKRKHFESAQKLKVKRIVMGECGHAFRSVYDVGNRWAGWKHYPVPVVHSVEFFWELLTQGKIKLVSKYPGPVTLQDPCNIVRGRGLGDKLREVIRILVDGEIVETASNREHNLCCSAGGGVINCGPPFKNARVAACKAKADQLRATGVKTIIAPCHNCHGGLDDTVHKYELGMDIKFLGDIIYQCMERPEA from the coding sequence ATGGGCATTCAAGAAAGACTGATCGAGGACGTGGGACTCCGCGAGGGGGTTTCCCGTTTGAACGAGGACAGCATCCAGAAGACCGTCAATGCGGTTTTTCAGGGAGAGACCGGTGCGCGGCTCAAGGCGTATGCCGAAATTTGCCTGCGTTGCGGAATGTGTACCGAGGCCTGCCACTTCTACCTCTCCCACGACAAAGATCCCACCTATGCTCCGGCAGCCAAGGTCAAGCAGACCATCGGCACGCTCCTGGCAAATGGCGGGAGGGCCAGCCCGGACCAGATCTACAGCATGGCCCAGATCGCCTATTCAGAGTGCAACCTGTGCCGGCGTTGCGTCCATTACTGTCCGGTGGGCATCGATACGGCCTACATGATGATCACCATGCGCCGGATCTGTCACAAGCTGGGGGTCACGCCGCAATATATCCAGGACACGGCCCACAGCCATTCCGCCACCTTCAACCAGATGTGGGTCAAGGACGACGAATGGACCGACACCTTGCAGTGGCAAGAGGAAGAGGCCCGGGATGAATTCCCGGATCTGCGTATTCCCTTGGACAAGGAAGGCGCGGACGTCTACTACTCGGTCATCGCCCCGGAGCCGAAGTTCCGGACCCAGCTGATCTATCAGGCGGCGGCCATCCTGCACACAGCCAAGATCGATTGGACCATGCCCGCGGAGCCGGGTTGGGACAACTCGGACATGTGCATGTTCACCGGGGACTTTGAGATGATGGGCCGGTTGAAACGCAAGCACTTCGAGTCCGCCCAGAAACTCAAGGTCAAGCGGATCGTCATGGGCGAGTGCGGCCATGCCTTTCGATCAGTCTACGATGTGGGCAACCGCTGGGCCGGCTGGAAACACTACCCTGTCCCCGTGGTCCACTCCGTGGAATTTTTCTGGGAACTGCTGACCCAGGGCAAGATCAAGCTGGTCTCCAAATATCCCGGCCCGGTCACCCTGCAGGATCCCTGCAACATCGTCCGCGGCCGGGGGCTGGGCGACAAACTGCGGGAAGTGATCCGCATCCTGGTGGACGGCGAGATCGTGGAAACGGCCTCCAACCGGGAGCACAACCTGTGCTGCTCCGCCGGCGGCGGGGTCATCAACTGCGGCCCGCCCTTCAAGAACGCCCGGGTCGCGGCCTGCAAGGCCAAGGCCGACCAACTCCGGGCCACCGGGGTCAAGACCATCATCGCTCCCTGTCACAACTGCCACGGCGGCCTGGACGACACGGTGCACAAGTACGAGCTGGGCATGGACATCAAATTCCTGGGAGACATCATCTACCAGTGCATGGAACGCCCGGAGGCCTAA
- the tmcC gene encoding TmcC family electron transfer complex membrane anchor subunit, whose translation MYDIYNFVTGPLVWVSFAILIFGSIYRLGSMYALAKKKDAVSLAYMDWKFSFRSIFNWLIPFKALGWKKNPVLTVVTYVFHICLLATPILLSAHIIMIEESWGVSWWNLPDATADIMTILVIACCAFFAGRRLLQKDVRFLTTGQDWLILAIAALPFITGFLAYHQLFNYQVMVIAHVLAGNIMIAAIPFTRISHMLFAVFTRAYIGSEFGGIRKAKDW comes from the coding sequence ATGTACGATATCTATAACTTTGTGACCGGCCCCTTGGTTTGGGTGTCTTTTGCCATCCTCATCTTTGGGTCCATCTATCGCCTGGGATCCATGTACGCTTTGGCCAAAAAAAAGGACGCCGTCTCCCTGGCCTACATGGACTGGAAATTCTCCTTCCGCTCCATCTTCAACTGGCTGATCCCCTTCAAGGCCCTGGGTTGGAAAAAGAATCCGGTCCTGACCGTGGTCACCTACGTGTTCCACATCTGTCTGCTGGCCACCCCCATTCTGCTCTCGGCCCACATCATCATGATAGAGGAGTCCTGGGGCGTCAGCTGGTGGAACCTGCCCGATGCCACAGCGGACATCATGACCATTCTGGTCATTGCCTGCTGCGCCTTTTTTGCCGGGCGGCGGCTGCTGCAGAAGGACGTCCGCTTTCTGACCACCGGACAGGACTGGCTGATTCTGGCCATCGCGGCCCTGCCCTTTATCACCGGCTTCCTGGCCTATCACCAGCTCTTCAACTACCAGGTGATGGTCATTGCCCACGTTTTGGCCGGCAACATCATGATCGCCGCGATTCCGTTCACCCGCATCAGTCACATGCTCTTCGCCGTATTCACCCGCGCCTATATCGGCTCCGAGTTCGGCGGAATCCGCAAGGCCAAAGACTGGTAG
- the tmcD gene encoding electron transfer complex subunit TmcD — MQDAASSWDWQPGERAILDSVTCGKTHQWQEEPYVASDGERLAAIVRLEDETFSMCVNGKTWESSFEKLWKPCFSPDGRLVVIAQQDGEWTLAVDGATWEEFYAYLWHPCFSADGSVIAAAIQNDGQYGMSVDGTAWPNLFDNANEYAISNNGQSTAAVVQTEAMSAADLAAFRRGVYTVAVNGEAWKNTFMNAWTPTFDAQGRKVATQVRLNLYEYSIAVDDAVWGQTYNCVWEPRFNPGTGEVVAPVRIAGAWGMAQDGKTIWDPVFFQCWHQQFSTDGKVLAAIVAPTFGEFTVAVNAKPWSTTFPVVTELTLSTDGKRAAALACNNNVDWQVVVDGTPWRGKYDMAWKPVFCADGTHVAAKVEKSGRHAVLMDGKAYKRDFDHAWDPVFSPDGSKVLIRAVDKGAFVRIVATLSDFSSRG; from the coding sequence ATGCAAGATGCTGCATCGTCCTGGGATTGGCAGCCGGGTGAAAGGGCCATCCTTGATTCAGTCACCTGTGGAAAAACGCATCAATGGCAGGAGGAGCCTTACGTTGCTTCGGACGGCGAGCGCCTTGCCGCCATCGTCCGGCTTGAGGATGAGACCTTCTCCATGTGCGTCAACGGCAAAACCTGGGAATCCAGTTTCGAAAAACTGTGGAAACCCTGCTTCTCTCCTGATGGGCGCCTTGTGGTCATCGCTCAACAAGACGGCGAATGGACCCTGGCTGTCGACGGTGCTACCTGGGAAGAATTCTACGCCTATCTCTGGCACCCTTGTTTTTCGGCAGACGGCTCGGTCATCGCCGCCGCGATCCAGAACGACGGACAATACGGTATGAGCGTCGACGGCACGGCTTGGCCGAACCTCTTCGACAACGCCAACGAGTACGCCATCAGCAACAATGGACAAAGCACGGCTGCAGTTGTTCAGACCGAAGCCATGTCCGCCGCGGACCTGGCCGCCTTCCGTCGCGGTGTCTATACCGTGGCCGTGAACGGTGAGGCCTGGAAAAACACGTTCATGAACGCGTGGACCCCGACTTTCGATGCACAAGGCCGGAAGGTGGCCACCCAGGTCCGCCTCAATCTCTATGAATACTCCATCGCGGTGGATGACGCGGTTTGGGGCCAGACCTACAACTGTGTCTGGGAGCCCCGCTTCAATCCGGGCACCGGCGAGGTGGTCGCCCCTGTGCGCATCGCTGGAGCCTGGGGTATGGCCCAGGACGGCAAGACCATATGGGATCCGGTTTTTTTTCAGTGCTGGCACCAGCAGTTCAGTACCGATGGCAAGGTTCTGGCCGCCATCGTGGCCCCCACTTTTGGAGAATTCACGGTAGCCGTGAACGCCAAGCCCTGGTCAACAACTTTTCCGGTGGTCACTGAACTGACCCTGTCCACTGACGGCAAGCGCGCCGCGGCCCTGGCCTGCAACAACAATGTGGACTGGCAAGTGGTCGTAGACGGCACTCCCTGGAGGGGTAAATATGACATGGCCTGGAAGCCCGTCTTCTGCGCCGACGGAACCCATGTCGCTGCCAAGGTGGAAAAGTCTGGCCGGCATGCCGTACTCATGGACGGCAAGGCCTACAAGCGGGACTTTGACCACGCATGGGATCCTGTTTTCAGCCCTGATGGCTCCAAGGTGCTCATCCGGGCCGTGGACAAGGGCGCGTTCGTGCGCATCGTCGCCACACTTTCGGACTTCTCGTCAAGGGGGTAG
- a CDS encoding cytochrome c3 family protein, with amino-acid sequence MQSRVLFVCCLVLIVFIAGTIVAQEDRIFIESKAFEDRQRPGVEFNHLLHYEIIDCMDCHHDYVNGENVWDMFSGKNYCSDCHTVSGDDETGLGLMQAFHEQCIGCHQEFHRRGQPTGYIMCGECHVRR; translated from the coding sequence ATGCAAAGCAGAGTTCTTTTCGTCTGTTGCCTTGTGCTGATCGTCTTTATCGCCGGGACCATCGTGGCCCAGGAAGACCGGATCTTCATTGAAAGCAAGGCGTTTGAGGACCGGCAACGGCCCGGCGTGGAATTCAACCATTTATTGCACTACGAGATCATCGACTGCATGGATTGTCACCATGACTACGTCAATGGAGAGAACGTCTGGGACATGTTTTCCGGGAAAAACTATTGCTCCGATTGTCATACGGTGAGCGGAGACGACGAGACGGGCTTAGGCCTGATGCAAGCCTTTCACGAGCAGTGCATCGGATGTCATCAGGAATTCCATCGTCGTGGTCAGCCAACCGGTTACATCATGTGCGGGGAATGTCACGTGCGGCGGTGA